In Camelina sativa cultivar DH55 chromosome 16, Cs, whole genome shotgun sequence, a single window of DNA contains:
- the LOC104749296 gene encoding homeobox-leucine zipper protein HAT3 has product MGERDDGLGLSLSLSLGFNQKEPSSRSNPMPLASSYSSSPHMHMHMQQQQSNNYSHPQKNQNSWINMFQSSERNSDMRSFLRGIDVNRAPSTVVVDVEDDAAGVSSPNSTVSSVMSGKRSERELMAAAAAAGGGSRVEDNEMERASCSLGGGSDNEDGSGNGDDGSRKKLRLSKEQALVLEETFKEHSTLNPKQKMALAKQLNLRTRQVEVWFQNRRARTKLKQTEVDCEYLKRCCENLTEENRRLQKEVSELRALKLSPHLYMHMKPPTTLTMCPSCERVAVTSSPSSVAPPVMTSSSPMGPMSPWAAIPLRQRPAAGSH; this is encoded by the exons atgggtgaAAGAGATGATGGATTGGGGCTAAGTTTGAGCTTGAGTTTAGGATTTAATCAGAAGGAGCCGTCTTCGAGGTCAAATCCAATGCCTTTGGCTTCTTCTTATTCATCTTCACCACACATGCATATGCAtatgcagcagcagcagagcaATAATTATAGCCATCCTCAAAAGAATCAGAACAGTTGGATTAACATGTTTCAATCTTCAG AGAGAAACTCCGACATGAGATCGTTTCTCAGGGGAATCGACGTGAACAGAGCTCCATCGACGGTGGTGGTTGACGTGGAGGATGACGCCGCCGGAGTATCGTCCCCGAACAGCACCGTCTCAAGCGTGATGAGCGGGAAGAGGAGCGAGCGGGAGCTAATGGCTGCGGCAGCTGCAGCCGGAGGGGGTAGTAGAGTAGAAGACAACGAGATGGAGAGAGCTTCTTGTTCGCTCGGAGGTGGTAGCGACAATGAAGACGGTAGTGGGAACGGAGACGACGGTTCCAGGAAGAAACTCCGTTTGTCTAAAGAACAAGCTTTGGTTCTTGAAGAGACTTTTAAAGAACATAGCACACTCAATCCG AAGCAAAAGATGGCATTGGCTAAGCAATTGAATCTGAGGACGAGGCAAGTGGAAGTGTGGTTCCAAAACCGAAGGGCAAG GACGAAGCTGAAGCAAACGGAAGTAGATTGTGAATATCTGAAGAGATGTTGCGAGAATCTAACGGAGGAGAATCGAAGATTGCAAAAGGAAGTGAGTGAGTTAAGGGCTTTAAAGCTTTCGCCACATTTATACATGCACATGAAACCTCCCACTACGCTAACAATGTGCCCTTCTTGCGAACGCGTCGCTGTTACTTCATCACCCTCATCGGTGGCTCCTCCTGTGATGACGTCTTCGTCTCCGATGGGGCCAATGAGTCCGTGGGCTGCTATTCCTCTCCGACAACGACCTGCTGCTGGTTCTCATTAG